One Vicinamibacteria bacterium genomic window, TGACCTCGGTCGAGAGCCCGAGCACATTGCTGTAAAGGGGCGCACAGATCACCGTCGATACATCGTCGTTCTCGGCGATGAACGAACGGGACACCACGACGTAGAAGCCGGGCTTGTGACCTCGTTCCGGCAGGCGTTCTCCGGTTCGATAGATCTCTCCACGTTTCACGACTTGGCCTGTTCCGAGATCAGGGCGGCCAACTCCTTGTCCAGACGATCTTTATTCGCGTGAAGGATCGCGCGCTCGCGTTCTTCCTCTGCTCGCTTTCGCGTGAGACGTGCGTACTCTCTAATCGCGGCGCGTACCAGGGCGGAGCGACTGGAGAACGTATTCGTCCTTTCGTAGAGCTCGTCGATGAGGGCCAGGGTCTCGTCGTCGACAGTGATCGCTATTGTTCTCATATTGATAAGTATATTGACAAGGATGCCTCCTATCAATGTTGGTAGCCCGGTTTGACGCTACAAGGCTCCACGATCGGAACGTTACTCTCCTCCGACAGCTGTCGAGCGGGATGAACGATTCGCGACAGTTGAAAGGCCGGGAGAATCTGTGCGGGGGTGTGCTCAGATCGGCTCGGCGAACACGATGTTCATCGATTGTGTGATCGATCTCACCTTGCGTAGAACCAAGCAAGAGGAGAGACGGGGAGCGACAATCGCCTAGGC contains:
- a CDS encoding type II toxin-antitoxin system PemK/MazF family toxin, yielding MKRGEIYRTGERLPERGHKPGFYVVVSRSFIAENDDVSTVICAPLYSNVLGLSTEVTVGRDEGFPKECSIRCDFLTLMFKSKLTGYVSQLKGAKLEALNQALAKALEIT
- a CDS encoding ribbon-helix-helix domain-containing protein; protein product: MRTIAITVDDETLALIDELYERTNTFSSRSALVRAAIREYARLTRKRAEEERERAILHANKDRLDKELAALISEQAKS